The Danio rerio strain Tuebingen ecotype United States chromosome 1, GRCz12tu, whole genome shotgun sequence genome includes a region encoding these proteins:
- the irs2a gene encoding insulin receptor substrate 2a, translating to MASPPLKGGPSLSNSNNIHSNNIRKHGYLKKQKHGHRRYFVLKDTSDGLPARLEYHENEKKWKNKSAPKRVIFLDSCLSINKRADAKHRYLIALYTKDEYFAVAAENEQEQESWYGDLTDLLSKGKVCDSTVSNSASSLVGFDEGNYGMITPVNAAYKEVWQVNLKAKGLGQSRNITGVFRLCLTSRTISFVKLNSEVASVTLQLMNIRRCGHSDSFFFIEVGRSASTGPGELWMQADDSVVAQNIHETILEAMKAMKELSEFRPRSKSQSSGSNPISVPTRRNLNNLPPSQTGLVRRSRTDSTAATSPVTKFSSCRIRTASEGEGTMIRPVSISVSENGSPMTVGRNHMSRSNTVSVGCRTSEPSLLNHSRSMSMTMYHSPPSVVSPLSLSSISMNGSISNKAHRPSSCSGSVSGSPNDFGFLTCEDYSSSPGDVRYNLANRSDTPSSLSSTPPLRETSELHSYMVMDRPSNFSQNKTSRDMLDVETYRKRTYSLTTPRQQMAHSQLSSASLDEYMLMRAANSHSGRSTNSASPKLSYPEDYGDIEIGSNCNVGDDGYMPMTPGMAPQSAKNDHYMPMSPMSVSAPKQIINPRSHPQSPGSGCTANSPSSGSLEDSGYMKMWSGSKFSLESSDGKAANGEYVNMSPVDTSISPTPPEYFMGPCEPTQRPSPTQSIRFNKQQVPKRVDDNQYVFMSPQNQNQAEEANSVSSLPPLYRPDVMAQRSKVNRPNRLSLDALRMLPRMTEHPLPCEPKSPGEYINIDFAAATQYSSQSMVTVENQASLSSLRQGSPLSDYMNLNQSSHSSKLCEMSSPLDGLPELAECPPDDGTCFLNEQRNLPCPSVSGKGNYTEMSFNSGSLENQKSASVSPTNRVQRLNLGNQGVSKGIGAFLLAASSVDPNGGAKVIRADPQGRRRHSSETFSSTTTVAPVFPSFAHNVKRHSSASVENISVRSSEGSDEEYESPMCQEMSAGYQNGLNYIALNLMEKQETGNCENLVGFKTGGCCKAGINGLHTTPYVCLGFKETATTVQD from the exons ATGGCAAGTCCGCCTCTTAAAGGGGGACCCTCGCTATCAAACAGCAACAACATTCATTCAAACAACATACGAAAACATGGATATCTCAAGAAGCAAAAACACGGACATCGGCGCTATTTTGTTTTGAAAGACACGAGCGACGGACTCCCAGCGCGCTTGGAATACCACGAGAATGAAAAGAAATGGAAAAACAAGTCTGCTCCAAAAAGAGTGATATTCCTCGACTCGTGTTTGAGCATAAACAAGCGCGCTGACGCGAAACACAGATATTTGATAGCCCTCTATACCAAGGACGAATATTTTGCTGTGGCTGCGGAGAATGAGCAAGAGCAGGAGAGCTGGTACGGAGACTTGACTGATTTATTAAGCAAAGGAAAAGTGTGTGACAGCACCGTTTCTAATTCGGCATCCTCTCTGGTAGGCTTCGACGAGGGAAATTACGGAATGATTACACCGGTGAATGCTGCTTATAAAGAGGTATGGCAAGTGAACCTTAAAGCAAAGGGACTTGGGCAGAGCAGAAATATCACTGGAGTTTTTAGGCTGTGTTTAACAAGTCGGACTATTAGTTTTGTGAAACTTAACTCCGAGGTGGCATCAGTTACCCTACAGTTGATGAATATTCGTAGGTGTGGGCACTCTGATAGCTTTTTCTTTATTGAAGTTGGAAGATCAGCCTCTACTGGACCTGGAGAACTGTGGATGCAAGCAGACGATTCTGTGGTGGCACAAAATATACATGAGACAATTTTAGAAGCTATGAAAGCAATGAAAGAGCTGTCAGAGTTCAGACCCCGCAGCAAAAGCCAGTCATCAGGATCAAACCCCATTTCTGTACCCACTCGTCGGAACCTAAACAATTTACCTCCAAGTCAAACAGGGCTAGTGAGGAGGTCAAGGACGGACAGTACAGCAGCCACATCTCCCGTGACCAAATTTTCTTCTTGTCGAATACGGACTGCAAGTGAAGGGGAAGGTACCATGATCAGGCCAGTCTCTATATCAGTATCTGAGAATGGAAGCCCAATGACTGTTGGCCGGAACCACATGAGTAGATCTAATACAGTTTCAGTAGGCTGTCGGACATCAGAACCATCACTACTTAATCACAGCAGGTCCATGTCTATGACCATGTACCACTCTCCCCCATCTGTTGTAAGTCCACTAAGTTTGTCTTCAATCAGTATGAATGGTTCTATCTCAAACAAAGCACACAGACCTTCCAGCTGTAGTGGTTCTGTTTCTGGGTCACCAAATGATTTTGGCTTTTTAACGTGTGAGGATTACAGTTCCAGCCCAGGGGATGTGAGGTACAACCTAGCAAACAGGAGTGACACTCCTTCTTCTCTGTCCAGCACACCACCCTTACGAGAAACCAGTGAACTCCATAGTTATATGGTGATGGACAGGCCATCCAACTTTTCACAGAACAAGACTAGCAGAGACATGTTGGATGTGGAGACATACAGGAAGAGGACATATTCTCTAACAACCCCACGGCAGCAGATGGCACACTCCCAGTTATCTTCAGCGTCACTTGATGAATACATGTTGATGAGGGCTGCGAACAGCCACTCTGGACGGAGCACAAATTCTGCTTCTCCTAAACTTTCATATCCAGAAGATTATGGGGACATTGAGATAGGCTCTAACTGTAATGTGGGCGATGATGGCTACATGCCAATGACACCAGGCATGGCACCTCAGAGTGCAAAAAATGACCACTACATGCCAATGAGTCCCATGAGTGTTTCAGCACCCAAGCAGATCATTAACCCGAGATCTCATCCACAGTCTCCAGGCAGTGGCTGCACAGCTAACTCACCCAGCAGTGGATCTCTAGAGGACAGCGGGTACATGAAAATGTGGTCCGGATCCAAGTTTTCACTGGAGAGCTCAGATGGAAAAGCTGCGAATGGAGAATATGTGAATATGTCACCTGTTGACACATCCATCTCACCCACACCACCAGAATATTTTATGGGTCCGTGTGAGCCAACACAACGGCCCTCCCCAACTCAAAGTATTCGCTTCAATAAGCAACAGGTGCCTAAAAGAGTAGATGATAACCAGTATGTTTTCATGAGTCCTCAGAACCAAAATCAAGCCGAAGAGGCCAACAGCGTTTCTTCTCTGCCCCCTCTCTATCGCCCTGATGTAATGGCACAGAGATCAAAGGTCAACAGGCCCAATAGGTTATCTCTAGACGCTCTAAGGATGCTTCCAAGGATGACTGAACATCCGCTACCATGTGAGCCTAAAAGCCCTGGAGAGTACATAAACATAGACTTTGCTGCTGCTACACAGTACTCCTCTCAATCTATGGTCACTGTGGAAAATCAGGCCTCACTGTCCAGCCTCAGACAGGGATCTCCGCTCTCAGACTACATGAACCTCAACCAGAGTTCACACTCTTCTAAACTGTGTGAAATGAGTAGTCCCCTCGATGGACTGCCAGAGCTGGCTGAATGCCCGCCTGATGATGGGACTTGTTTTCTCAACGAACAGAGAAACTTACCATGCCCCTCTGTATCAGGAAAAGGTAATTACACTGAGATGAGCTTCAACAGTGGTTCCCTTGAAAATCAAAAGAGTGCTTCAGTCAGCCCCACTAACAGGGTTCAAAGACTTAACTTGGGCAACCAGGGGGTTTCAAAAGGAATTGGCGCTTTCTTGTTAGCTGCCTCCTCTGTAGATCCAAACGGAGGAGCAAAGGTGATTCGAGCAGACCCCCAGGGCCGGAGACGGCATAGCTCTGAGACCTTTTCATCCACCACCACAGTTGCACCGGTCTTTCCCTCTTTTGCACACAATGTTAAGCGACACAGCTCTGCCTCCGTAGAAAACATCTCAGTACGAAGCAGTGAAGGTTCTGATGAGGAGTATGAGTCTCCTATGTGCCAAGAAATGTCAGCTGGTTATCAAAATGGGCTCAATTACATCGCCTTAAATCTCATGGAGAAACAAGAGACTGGCAATTGTGAAAATCTTGTGGGCTTTAAGACTGGCGGTTGTTGTAAAGCAGGAATAAATGGATTACACACAACTCCCTATGTGTGTCTTGGATTCAAAGAAACTGCAACCACTGTACAAG aTTGA
- the irs2a gene encoding insulin receptor substrate 2a isoform X2, translating into MASPPLKGGPSLSNSNNIHSNNIRKHGYLKKQKHGHRRYFVLKDTSDGLPARLEYHENEKKWKNKSAPKRVIFLDSCLSINKRADAKHRYLIALYTKDEYFAVAAENEQEQESWYGDLTDLLSKGKVCDSTVSNSASSLVGFDEGNYGMITPVNAAYKEVWQVNLKAKGLGQSRNITGVFRLCLTSRTISFVKLNSEVASVTLQLMNIRRCGHSDSFFFIEVGRSASTGPGELWMQADDSVVAQNIHETILEAMKAMKELSEFRPRSKSQSSGSNPISVPTRRNLNNLPPSQTGLVRRSRTDSTAATSPVTKFSSCRIRTASEGEGTMIRPVSISVSENGSPMTVGRNHMSRSNTVSVGCRTSEPSLLNHSRSMSMTMYHSPPSVVSPLSLSSISMNGSISNKAHRPSSCSGSVSGSPNDFGFLTCEDYSSSPGDVRYNLANRSDTPSSLSSTPPLRETSELHSYMVMDRPSNFSQNKTSRDMLDVETYRKRTYSLTTPRQQMAHSQLSSASLDEYMLMRAANSHSGRSTNSASPKLSYPEDYGDIEIGSNCNVGDDGYMPMTPGMAPQSAKNDHYMPMSPMSVSAPKQIINPRSHPQSPGSGCTANSPSSGSLEDSGYMKMWSGSKFSLESSDGKAANGEYVNMSPVDTSISPTPPEYFMGPCEPTQRPSPTQSIRFNKQQVPKRVDDNQYVFMSPQNQNQAEEANSVSSLPPLYRPDVMAQRSKVNRPNRLSLDALRMLPRMTEHPLPCEPKSPGEYINIDFAAATQYSSQSMVTVENQASLSSLRQGSPLSDYMNLNQSSHSSKLCEMSSPLDGLPELAECPPDDGTCFLNEQRNLPCPSVSGKGNYTEMSFNSGSLENQKSASVSPTNRVQRLNLGNQGVSKGIGAFLLAASSVDPNGGAKVIRADPQGRRRHSSETFSSTTTVAPVFPSFAHNVKRHSSASVENISVRSSEGSDEEYESPMCQEMSAGYQNGLNYIALNLMEKQETGNCENLVGFKTGGCCKAGINGLHTTPYVCLGFKETATTVQVLLKTIVSICMCGRWLNRCRAVCVCSRAPAALLTAD; encoded by the exons ATGGCAAGTCCGCCTCTTAAAGGGGGACCCTCGCTATCAAACAGCAACAACATTCATTCAAACAACATACGAAAACATGGATATCTCAAGAAGCAAAAACACGGACATCGGCGCTATTTTGTTTTGAAAGACACGAGCGACGGACTCCCAGCGCGCTTGGAATACCACGAGAATGAAAAGAAATGGAAAAACAAGTCTGCTCCAAAAAGAGTGATATTCCTCGACTCGTGTTTGAGCATAAACAAGCGCGCTGACGCGAAACACAGATATTTGATAGCCCTCTATACCAAGGACGAATATTTTGCTGTGGCTGCGGAGAATGAGCAAGAGCAGGAGAGCTGGTACGGAGACTTGACTGATTTATTAAGCAAAGGAAAAGTGTGTGACAGCACCGTTTCTAATTCGGCATCCTCTCTGGTAGGCTTCGACGAGGGAAATTACGGAATGATTACACCGGTGAATGCTGCTTATAAAGAGGTATGGCAAGTGAACCTTAAAGCAAAGGGACTTGGGCAGAGCAGAAATATCACTGGAGTTTTTAGGCTGTGTTTAACAAGTCGGACTATTAGTTTTGTGAAACTTAACTCCGAGGTGGCATCAGTTACCCTACAGTTGATGAATATTCGTAGGTGTGGGCACTCTGATAGCTTTTTCTTTATTGAAGTTGGAAGATCAGCCTCTACTGGACCTGGAGAACTGTGGATGCAAGCAGACGATTCTGTGGTGGCACAAAATATACATGAGACAATTTTAGAAGCTATGAAAGCAATGAAAGAGCTGTCAGAGTTCAGACCCCGCAGCAAAAGCCAGTCATCAGGATCAAACCCCATTTCTGTACCCACTCGTCGGAACCTAAACAATTTACCTCCAAGTCAAACAGGGCTAGTGAGGAGGTCAAGGACGGACAGTACAGCAGCCACATCTCCCGTGACCAAATTTTCTTCTTGTCGAATACGGACTGCAAGTGAAGGGGAAGGTACCATGATCAGGCCAGTCTCTATATCAGTATCTGAGAATGGAAGCCCAATGACTGTTGGCCGGAACCACATGAGTAGATCTAATACAGTTTCAGTAGGCTGTCGGACATCAGAACCATCACTACTTAATCACAGCAGGTCCATGTCTATGACCATGTACCACTCTCCCCCATCTGTTGTAAGTCCACTAAGTTTGTCTTCAATCAGTATGAATGGTTCTATCTCAAACAAAGCACACAGACCTTCCAGCTGTAGTGGTTCTGTTTCTGGGTCACCAAATGATTTTGGCTTTTTAACGTGTGAGGATTACAGTTCCAGCCCAGGGGATGTGAGGTACAACCTAGCAAACAGGAGTGACACTCCTTCTTCTCTGTCCAGCACACCACCCTTACGAGAAACCAGTGAACTCCATAGTTATATGGTGATGGACAGGCCATCCAACTTTTCACAGAACAAGACTAGCAGAGACATGTTGGATGTGGAGACATACAGGAAGAGGACATATTCTCTAACAACCCCACGGCAGCAGATGGCACACTCCCAGTTATCTTCAGCGTCACTTGATGAATACATGTTGATGAGGGCTGCGAACAGCCACTCTGGACGGAGCACAAATTCTGCTTCTCCTAAACTTTCATATCCAGAAGATTATGGGGACATTGAGATAGGCTCTAACTGTAATGTGGGCGATGATGGCTACATGCCAATGACACCAGGCATGGCACCTCAGAGTGCAAAAAATGACCACTACATGCCAATGAGTCCCATGAGTGTTTCAGCACCCAAGCAGATCATTAACCCGAGATCTCATCCACAGTCTCCAGGCAGTGGCTGCACAGCTAACTCACCCAGCAGTGGATCTCTAGAGGACAGCGGGTACATGAAAATGTGGTCCGGATCCAAGTTTTCACTGGAGAGCTCAGATGGAAAAGCTGCGAATGGAGAATATGTGAATATGTCACCTGTTGACACATCCATCTCACCCACACCACCAGAATATTTTATGGGTCCGTGTGAGCCAACACAACGGCCCTCCCCAACTCAAAGTATTCGCTTCAATAAGCAACAGGTGCCTAAAAGAGTAGATGATAACCAGTATGTTTTCATGAGTCCTCAGAACCAAAATCAAGCCGAAGAGGCCAACAGCGTTTCTTCTCTGCCCCCTCTCTATCGCCCTGATGTAATGGCACAGAGATCAAAGGTCAACAGGCCCAATAGGTTATCTCTAGACGCTCTAAGGATGCTTCCAAGGATGACTGAACATCCGCTACCATGTGAGCCTAAAAGCCCTGGAGAGTACATAAACATAGACTTTGCTGCTGCTACACAGTACTCCTCTCAATCTATGGTCACTGTGGAAAATCAGGCCTCACTGTCCAGCCTCAGACAGGGATCTCCGCTCTCAGACTACATGAACCTCAACCAGAGTTCACACTCTTCTAAACTGTGTGAAATGAGTAGTCCCCTCGATGGACTGCCAGAGCTGGCTGAATGCCCGCCTGATGATGGGACTTGTTTTCTCAACGAACAGAGAAACTTACCATGCCCCTCTGTATCAGGAAAAGGTAATTACACTGAGATGAGCTTCAACAGTGGTTCCCTTGAAAATCAAAAGAGTGCTTCAGTCAGCCCCACTAACAGGGTTCAAAGACTTAACTTGGGCAACCAGGGGGTTTCAAAAGGAATTGGCGCTTTCTTGTTAGCTGCCTCCTCTGTAGATCCAAACGGAGGAGCAAAGGTGATTCGAGCAGACCCCCAGGGCCGGAGACGGCATAGCTCTGAGACCTTTTCATCCACCACCACAGTTGCACCGGTCTTTCCCTCTTTTGCACACAATGTTAAGCGACACAGCTCTGCCTCCGTAGAAAACATCTCAGTACGAAGCAGTGAAGGTTCTGATGAGGAGTATGAGTCTCCTATGTGCCAAGAAATGTCAGCTGGTTATCAAAATGGGCTCAATTACATCGCCTTAAATCTCATGGAGAAACAAGAGACTGGCAATTGTGAAAATCTTGTGGGCTTTAAGACTGGCGGTTGTTGTAAAGCAGGAATAAATGGATTACACACAACTCCCTATGTGTGTCTTGGATTCAAAGAAACTGCAACCACTGTACAAG TACTCCTTAAGACGATTGTGTCCATTTGCATGTGTGGCAGATGGCTGAATAGATgtagggctgtgtgtgtgtgctcgcgtGCACCTGCCGCTCTGCTCACCGCAG aTTGA
- the irs2a gene encoding insulin receptor substrate 2a isoform X1 — protein sequence MASPPLKGGPSLSNSNNIHSNNIRKHGYLKKQKHGHRRYFVLKDTSDGLPARLEYHENEKKWKNKSAPKRVIFLDSCLSINKRADAKHRYLIALYTKDEYFAVAAENEQEQESWYGDLTDLLSKGKVCDSTVSNSASSLVGFDEGNYGMITPVNAAYKEVWQVNLKAKGLGQSRNITGVFRLCLTSRTISFVKLNSEVASVTLQLMNIRRCGHSDSFFFIEVGRSASTGPGELWMQADDSVVAQNIHETILEAMKAMKELSEFRPRSKSQSSGSNPISVPTRRNLNNLPPSQTGLVRRSRTDSTAATSPVTKFSSCRIRTASEGEGTMIRPVSISVSENGSPMTVGRNHMSRSNTVSVGCRTSEPSLLNHSRSMSMTMYHSPPSVVSPLSLSSISMNGSISNKAHRPSSCSGSVSGSPNDFGFLTCEDYSSSPGDVRYNLANRSDTPSSLSSTPPLRETSELHSYMVMDRPSNFSQNKTSRDMLDVETYRKRTYSLTTPRQQMAHSQLSSASLDEYMLMRAANSHSGRSTNSASPKLSYPEDYGDIEIGSNCNVGDDGYMPMTPGMAPQSAKNDHYMPMSPMSVSAPKQIINPRSHPQSPGSGCTANSPSSGSLEDSGYMKMWSGSKFSLESSDGKAANGEYVNMSPVDTSISPTPPEYFMGPCEPTQRPSPTQSIRFNKQQVPKRVDDNQYVFMSPQNQNQAEEANSVSSLPPLYRPDVMAQRSKVNRPNRLSLDALRMLPRMTEHPLPCEPKSPGEYINIDFAAATQYSSQSMVTVENQASLSSLRQGSPLSDYMNLNQSSHSSKLCEMSSPLDGLPELAECPPDDGTCFLNEQRNLPCPSVSGKGNYTEMSFNSGSLENQKSASVSPTNRVQRLNLGNQGVSKGIGAFLLAASSVDPNGGAKVIRADPQGRRRHSSETFSSTTTVAPVFPSFAHNVKRHSSASVENISVRSSEGSDEEYESPMCQEMSAGYQNGLNYIALNLMEKQETGNCENLVGFKTGGCCKAGINGLHTTPYVCLGFKETATTVQVLLKTIVSICMCGRWLNRCRAVCVCSRAPAALLTAGLLSSMAAA from the exons ATGGCAAGTCCGCCTCTTAAAGGGGGACCCTCGCTATCAAACAGCAACAACATTCATTCAAACAACATACGAAAACATGGATATCTCAAGAAGCAAAAACACGGACATCGGCGCTATTTTGTTTTGAAAGACACGAGCGACGGACTCCCAGCGCGCTTGGAATACCACGAGAATGAAAAGAAATGGAAAAACAAGTCTGCTCCAAAAAGAGTGATATTCCTCGACTCGTGTTTGAGCATAAACAAGCGCGCTGACGCGAAACACAGATATTTGATAGCCCTCTATACCAAGGACGAATATTTTGCTGTGGCTGCGGAGAATGAGCAAGAGCAGGAGAGCTGGTACGGAGACTTGACTGATTTATTAAGCAAAGGAAAAGTGTGTGACAGCACCGTTTCTAATTCGGCATCCTCTCTGGTAGGCTTCGACGAGGGAAATTACGGAATGATTACACCGGTGAATGCTGCTTATAAAGAGGTATGGCAAGTGAACCTTAAAGCAAAGGGACTTGGGCAGAGCAGAAATATCACTGGAGTTTTTAGGCTGTGTTTAACAAGTCGGACTATTAGTTTTGTGAAACTTAACTCCGAGGTGGCATCAGTTACCCTACAGTTGATGAATATTCGTAGGTGTGGGCACTCTGATAGCTTTTTCTTTATTGAAGTTGGAAGATCAGCCTCTACTGGACCTGGAGAACTGTGGATGCAAGCAGACGATTCTGTGGTGGCACAAAATATACATGAGACAATTTTAGAAGCTATGAAAGCAATGAAAGAGCTGTCAGAGTTCAGACCCCGCAGCAAAAGCCAGTCATCAGGATCAAACCCCATTTCTGTACCCACTCGTCGGAACCTAAACAATTTACCTCCAAGTCAAACAGGGCTAGTGAGGAGGTCAAGGACGGACAGTACAGCAGCCACATCTCCCGTGACCAAATTTTCTTCTTGTCGAATACGGACTGCAAGTGAAGGGGAAGGTACCATGATCAGGCCAGTCTCTATATCAGTATCTGAGAATGGAAGCCCAATGACTGTTGGCCGGAACCACATGAGTAGATCTAATACAGTTTCAGTAGGCTGTCGGACATCAGAACCATCACTACTTAATCACAGCAGGTCCATGTCTATGACCATGTACCACTCTCCCCCATCTGTTGTAAGTCCACTAAGTTTGTCTTCAATCAGTATGAATGGTTCTATCTCAAACAAAGCACACAGACCTTCCAGCTGTAGTGGTTCTGTTTCTGGGTCACCAAATGATTTTGGCTTTTTAACGTGTGAGGATTACAGTTCCAGCCCAGGGGATGTGAGGTACAACCTAGCAAACAGGAGTGACACTCCTTCTTCTCTGTCCAGCACACCACCCTTACGAGAAACCAGTGAACTCCATAGTTATATGGTGATGGACAGGCCATCCAACTTTTCACAGAACAAGACTAGCAGAGACATGTTGGATGTGGAGACATACAGGAAGAGGACATATTCTCTAACAACCCCACGGCAGCAGATGGCACACTCCCAGTTATCTTCAGCGTCACTTGATGAATACATGTTGATGAGGGCTGCGAACAGCCACTCTGGACGGAGCACAAATTCTGCTTCTCCTAAACTTTCATATCCAGAAGATTATGGGGACATTGAGATAGGCTCTAACTGTAATGTGGGCGATGATGGCTACATGCCAATGACACCAGGCATGGCACCTCAGAGTGCAAAAAATGACCACTACATGCCAATGAGTCCCATGAGTGTTTCAGCACCCAAGCAGATCATTAACCCGAGATCTCATCCACAGTCTCCAGGCAGTGGCTGCACAGCTAACTCACCCAGCAGTGGATCTCTAGAGGACAGCGGGTACATGAAAATGTGGTCCGGATCCAAGTTTTCACTGGAGAGCTCAGATGGAAAAGCTGCGAATGGAGAATATGTGAATATGTCACCTGTTGACACATCCATCTCACCCACACCACCAGAATATTTTATGGGTCCGTGTGAGCCAACACAACGGCCCTCCCCAACTCAAAGTATTCGCTTCAATAAGCAACAGGTGCCTAAAAGAGTAGATGATAACCAGTATGTTTTCATGAGTCCTCAGAACCAAAATCAAGCCGAAGAGGCCAACAGCGTTTCTTCTCTGCCCCCTCTCTATCGCCCTGATGTAATGGCACAGAGATCAAAGGTCAACAGGCCCAATAGGTTATCTCTAGACGCTCTAAGGATGCTTCCAAGGATGACTGAACATCCGCTACCATGTGAGCCTAAAAGCCCTGGAGAGTACATAAACATAGACTTTGCTGCTGCTACACAGTACTCCTCTCAATCTATGGTCACTGTGGAAAATCAGGCCTCACTGTCCAGCCTCAGACAGGGATCTCCGCTCTCAGACTACATGAACCTCAACCAGAGTTCACACTCTTCTAAACTGTGTGAAATGAGTAGTCCCCTCGATGGACTGCCAGAGCTGGCTGAATGCCCGCCTGATGATGGGACTTGTTTTCTCAACGAACAGAGAAACTTACCATGCCCCTCTGTATCAGGAAAAGGTAATTACACTGAGATGAGCTTCAACAGTGGTTCCCTTGAAAATCAAAAGAGTGCTTCAGTCAGCCCCACTAACAGGGTTCAAAGACTTAACTTGGGCAACCAGGGGGTTTCAAAAGGAATTGGCGCTTTCTTGTTAGCTGCCTCCTCTGTAGATCCAAACGGAGGAGCAAAGGTGATTCGAGCAGACCCCCAGGGCCGGAGACGGCATAGCTCTGAGACCTTTTCATCCACCACCACAGTTGCACCGGTCTTTCCCTCTTTTGCACACAATGTTAAGCGACACAGCTCTGCCTCCGTAGAAAACATCTCAGTACGAAGCAGTGAAGGTTCTGATGAGGAGTATGAGTCTCCTATGTGCCAAGAAATGTCAGCTGGTTATCAAAATGGGCTCAATTACATCGCCTTAAATCTCATGGAGAAACAAGAGACTGGCAATTGTGAAAATCTTGTGGGCTTTAAGACTGGCGGTTGTTGTAAAGCAGGAATAAATGGATTACACACAACTCCCTATGTGTGTCTTGGATTCAAAGAAACTGCAACCACTGTACAAG TACTCCTTAAGACGATTGTGTCCATTTGCATGTGTGGCAGATGGCTGAATAGATgtagggctgtgtgtgtgtgctcgcgtGCACCTGCCGCTCTGCTCACCGCAGGTCTGTTATCAAGCATGGCAGCAGCATAG